One window of Flavobacterium dauae genomic DNA carries:
- a CDS encoding nitrilase family protein, whose protein sequence is MKIALLQFNTLWEDKAANLEKVAKLIRSLPNDVDLVVLPEMFTTGFTMNPELVAEDEQGKTLQIIQELALNKQTAITGSWVVKEENNYYNRLYFVFPDGSFQTYNKRHLFTLAGEEKVYNPGNKKLIVSYKGWNICPLVCYDLRFPVYSRIVNQNYDLLIYVASWPDRRIDAWDALLKARAIENMSYVIAVNRCGTDPNSVFYSGHSQALDYMGSYLQPPMTNENVKIITIEKEPLLKARTKFAFLNDADNFEIK, encoded by the coding sequence ATGAAAATCGCTCTATTACAATTCAATACCCTTTGGGAAGATAAAGCCGCTAATTTAGAAAAAGTTGCCAAGCTAATAAGATCATTACCTAATGATGTAGATTTAGTTGTTTTGCCCGAAATGTTTACCACGGGTTTTACCATGAATCCCGAATTGGTTGCTGAAGACGAACAAGGCAAAACATTACAAATTATTCAAGAATTAGCTTTAAATAAACAAACTGCTATTACAGGCAGTTGGGTTGTAAAAGAAGAAAATAATTATTATAACCGCTTGTATTTTGTTTTTCCCGATGGATCTTTCCAAACCTATAACAAACGCCATTTGTTTACATTAGCTGGCGAGGAAAAAGTTTATAACCCGGGTAATAAAAAATTAATTGTTAGCTATAAAGGCTGGAATATTTGTCCGTTGGTTTGTTACGATCTGCGTTTTCCGGTTTATTCGCGAATTGTCAACCAAAATTACGATTTATTGATTTATGTAGCTTCGTGGCCTGATCGCCGAATTGATGCTTGGGATGCCTTGCTAAAAGCCCGTGCCATTGAAAATATGAGCTATGTGATAGCCGTAAACCGTTGCGGAACCGACCCTAACAGTGTGTTTTATTCTGGGCATTCACAAGCGTTAGATTATATGGGCAGTTACTTACAACCGCCAATGACCAACGAAAACGTTAAAATAATAACTATAGAAAAAGAACCGCTTTTAAAAGCCCGGACCAAATTTGCTTTTTTAAACGATGCAGATAATTTCGAGATAAAATAG
- a CDS encoding succinate dehydrogenase/fumarate reductase iron-sulfur subunit: MNLTLKIWRQKNAKDKGQMVDYKIGGIEPDMSFLEMLDVLNNELVEKGDDPVAFDHDCREGICGMCSLFINGEAHGPDRGITTCQLHMRKFKDGDTIYIEPFRAKAFPVIKDLVVDRSSFDRIQHAGGFISVNTSGNTQDANNIPIKKHDADRAFDAATCIGCGACVASCKNSSAMLFVSAKVSQFALLPQGRVEATERVLNMVEAMDQEGFGNCTNTGACEVECPKGISLENIARMNREYLAASVK, translated from the coding sequence ATGAATCTTACATTAAAAATTTGGCGTCAAAAAAACGCAAAAGATAAAGGTCAAATGGTCGATTACAAAATCGGCGGAATTGAACCTGATATGTCATTCCTTGAAATGTTAGACGTTTTAAATAACGAATTAGTTGAAAAAGGAGATGACCCAGTAGCTTTTGATCACGATTGTCGTGAAGGAATTTGTGGTATGTGTTCTTTGTTTATCAATGGTGAAGCACACGGACCAGATCGCGGTATTACAACTTGCCAGTTACACATGCGTAAGTTTAAAGATGGCGATACTATTTATATAGAACCGTTTCGTGCAAAAGCATTTCCGGTAATTAAAGACTTGGTAGTTGATCGTTCATCGTTTGACCGCATTCAGCATGCCGGTGGATTTATTTCGGTAAATACTTCAGGAAATACGCAGGATGCTAACAACATTCCAATTAAAAAACACGATGCAGACCGTGCGTTCGATGCAGCAACCTGTATTGGTTGTGGTGCGTGTGTGGCTTCTTGTAAAAACTCTTCGGCTATGCTATTTGTTTCTGCAAAAGTTTCTCAGTTTGCTTTGTTGCCGCAAGGTCGCGTTGAAGCTACAGAACGTGTGTTAAATATGGTAGAAGCAATGGATCAGGAAGGATTTGGTAACTGTACCAATACCGGAGCTTGTGAAGTAGAATGCCCTAAAGGAATTTCTTTAGAGAACATTGCCCGTATGAACCGCGAATATTTAGCTGCTTCTGTTAAGTAA